A single region of the Rathayibacter rathayi genome encodes:
- a CDS encoding acyltransferase family protein, with protein sequence MKMLKPSGGARREWVDFAKGTAILLVVYYHTSLYLGDIGVENTLGRIKIVFELFPMPLFFLVSGLFGSRITSWSFRDLWRRRLYPLLWLYVIWSLLRMVFYVIVPLANGGLGELPATDPLNLLLLFFWPSSSYWFIYGLFLFTLGAWLLRRVDHRVQVALAAILGTMFTTGLVNTTNVGWNRIGALFVFYLVGTLYSKRIIDVVEKNSARGFLYVTPVFILLSTVLFLFPIRWVPFLALAGQMAAVAMGVLVARALSRVRVLNFVAVCGERSLHIYLLHLYVIVLCVTALRFLLPADRSVIAGFEIPLLLVVLAIAVVLSIVVTRYFSKIRWIYVPPAALGGPGRKRKPVAVPARGAGVTADPAAVPADEPGTSPSYQQKKAESHE encoded by the coding sequence ATGAAGATGCTGAAGCCGTCGGGCGGGGCCCGGCGTGAATGGGTGGACTTCGCGAAGGGCACCGCCATTCTGCTCGTGGTGTACTACCACACGTCGCTGTACCTCGGGGACATCGGGGTCGAAAACACTCTCGGCCGCATCAAGATCGTCTTCGAGCTGTTCCCGATGCCGCTGTTCTTCCTGGTCTCGGGTCTGTTCGGCTCGCGCATCACCAGCTGGAGCTTTCGCGACCTCTGGCGCCGGCGGCTCTATCCGCTGCTGTGGCTCTATGTGATCTGGTCGCTCCTGCGGATGGTCTTCTATGTGATCGTCCCGCTGGCCAACGGCGGACTCGGCGAGCTGCCTGCGACCGATCCGCTCAACCTGCTCCTGCTGTTCTTCTGGCCCAGCAGCAGCTACTGGTTCATCTACGGACTTTTCCTCTTCACCCTCGGCGCGTGGCTCCTGCGCCGCGTCGACCACCGCGTCCAGGTCGCGCTCGCCGCGATCCTCGGCACGATGTTCACCACCGGGCTCGTGAACACCACCAATGTGGGCTGGAACCGCATCGGCGCCCTCTTCGTCTTCTACCTGGTCGGCACGCTCTATTCGAAGCGGATCATCGACGTCGTCGAGAAGAACAGCGCCCGCGGGTTCCTGTACGTGACCCCGGTGTTCATCCTGCTGAGCACGGTCCTCTTCCTCTTCCCGATCCGCTGGGTGCCGTTCCTCGCTCTTGCCGGCCAGATGGCGGCGGTGGCGATGGGCGTCCTCGTGGCCCGTGCGCTCTCGCGCGTGCGCGTGCTCAACTTCGTCGCGGTCTGCGGCGAACGCAGTCTGCACATCTACCTCCTGCACCTCTATGTGATCGTGCTGTGCGTCACCGCTCTGCGCTTCCTCCTGCCCGCGGACCGGTCGGTGATCGCCGGCTTCGAGATCCCGCTGCTGCTGGTCGTGCTGGCGATCGCCGTCGTGCTGTCCATCGTGGTCACCCGGTACTTCTCGAAGATCCGCTGGATCTACGTCCCACCGGCGGCCCTCGGCGGTCCCGGCAGAAAGCGCAAGCCGGTCGCAGTCCCGGCGCGGGGTGCGGGCGTCACGGCCGATCCGG